A region from the Desulfomarina profundi genome encodes:
- a CDS encoding metallophosphoesterase family protein encodes MKIIAFGDIHMATSRVGTIPEIEKADLILLTGDLTNHGSESDVRKVLDEIITINPRILALFGNLDRKSVNTCLDQLDINLHGQARLIGSKLLILGVGGSNPTPFNTPSEFSEKELATLLQGAWKKGSNLLQQIENDTSNKIPTILVSHPPPYNTTTDRVRSGRHVGSKAVRTFIEQHQPDICITGHIHESKGADRIGNTRIYNPGMLQHGGWVTLYLKHSQLHVTLQ; translated from the coding sequence ATGAAAATAATTGCCTTTGGTGATATCCACATGGCCACATCCCGGGTCGGAACTATCCCGGAGATCGAAAAAGCTGATCTGATCCTGCTCACCGGCGACCTCACAAATCACGGCTCCGAATCTGATGTAAGAAAAGTGCTGGACGAGATAATAACCATTAACCCCCGGATTCTCGCCCTGTTCGGCAATCTGGACAGAAAATCTGTCAATACATGCCTCGATCAGCTCGACATCAACCTGCATGGCCAGGCAAGACTGATCGGCTCAAAGCTTCTCATCCTGGGAGTCGGAGGCTCAAATCCCACCCCCTTTAACACACCTTCGGAATTTTCAGAAAAAGAGCTGGCGACTCTCCTGCAGGGAGCATGGAAAAAAGGCAGCAACCTGTTACAACAGATAGAAAATGATACAAGCAACAAAATACCCACGATCCTCGTCTCCCACCCACCTCCATACAACACGACAACAGACCGGGTTCGAAGTGGCCGCCATGTGGGTTCCAAAGCGGTAAGAACATTTATAGAACAGCACCAACCTGATATCTGTATCACCGGACATATTCACGAATCAAAAGGTGCAGACCGGATTGGTAACACACGAATTTACAATCCCGGC
- the htpG gene encoding molecular chaperone HtpG has product METTTHEFQAETKKLLNIVINSLYTERDIFVRELISNAADALEKFRHESITKTDVFDGHVPLEITIDVDEKKQTLTITDTGIGMTRDELEHNLGTIAHSGSNTFLSELVEAARKDISLIGQFGVGFYSAFMAGKEVRVQSRSWDGSEGHEWVSDGSGSFTITEMKGLHRGTKIIIALKDDAKEYAQKWKIESIIKQYSAFVSFPIKLEGEVVNTVQALWTRNRSEITEEEYTDFYKFIGNATTEAMYRLHFSADAPLAINALLFVPQENFEVLGFGRVEPGVNLYCQRILIDQHSENILPEWLRFLKGVVDSEDLPLNISRQALQDNALVAKLRKVITKRFLKYLDEEAKKDEEKYRKFWSTFGLYLKEGVTSDYEYQKELGKLLRFESSKSEDGKPVGLADYVLRMNPDQEEIYYINGPSRAAIEAGPYVEMFRKKDIEILYTLEPIDDFVLSHLAEFDGKKLVSADRADLSLVKDEEDARENEVGDDGDSLDKEGIDALLQWMKEELDAVVTDVVVSKRLVDAPAMIVNPDGFMTSSMERILAASRKDQGLMAGEKSKKTLEINPKNPLIIKLAGLREKDEKLAAEVVKQIHDNAMIQAGLVVDPLEMVERNYRILNRVVD; this is encoded by the coding sequence ATGGAAACAACTACGCATGAATTCCAGGCGGAAACCAAAAAACTGCTCAATATTGTCATCAATTCACTCTATACCGAGCGTGATATCTTTGTAAGGGAATTGATTTCGAACGCGGCCGATGCCCTGGAAAAATTCAGGCATGAGTCAATCACAAAAACTGATGTCTTCGATGGTCACGTACCGCTTGAGATCACCATAGATGTTGATGAGAAGAAACAGACCCTGACAATTACCGATACCGGAATCGGCATGACTCGTGACGAGCTTGAGCATAATCTCGGCACTATTGCCCATTCAGGATCCAATACCTTTCTGTCGGAACTTGTTGAAGCGGCCAGAAAAGATATCAGTCTGATCGGGCAGTTTGGTGTGGGCTTTTACTCTGCCTTCATGGCTGGAAAAGAGGTTCGGGTCCAGAGTCGTTCCTGGGACGGCAGCGAGGGACATGAGTGGGTTTCCGATGGTTCAGGATCTTTTACCATTACTGAAATGAAGGGGCTGCACAGGGGAACAAAGATTATTATCGCATTAAAGGATGATGCGAAGGAATATGCGCAGAAATGGAAGATCGAGTCGATCATTAAACAGTATTCGGCCTTTGTCTCATTTCCCATAAAACTCGAAGGGGAAGTCGTCAACACGGTTCAGGCCCTGTGGACCAGAAACCGAAGTGAGATAACTGAAGAAGAATATACCGATTTTTATAAGTTCATCGGCAATGCCACCACGGAAGCAATGTACAGGTTGCATTTTTCCGCTGACGCTCCCCTGGCGATTAATGCTCTTCTCTTTGTTCCCCAGGAGAATTTTGAGGTTCTCGGGTTTGGTCGAGTTGAACCGGGCGTCAATCTCTATTGCCAGAGAATTCTCATTGACCAGCATTCCGAAAATATCCTGCCGGAATGGCTGAGGTTTTTAAAGGGCGTGGTGGACAGCGAGGATCTACCGCTTAATATTTCCAGGCAGGCACTACAGGATAATGCCCTGGTTGCCAAACTGCGAAAGGTAATTACCAAGAGATTCTTGAAATACCTGGATGAAGAGGCGAAAAAAGATGAAGAGAAGTATCGTAAATTCTGGTCAACATTTGGTCTTTATCTGAAAGAAGGTGTAACCAGCGACTACGAATACCAGAAGGAGCTTGGGAAACTGCTTCGCTTTGAATCCTCCAAATCGGAGGATGGCAAACCTGTCGGCCTGGCGGACTATGTTCTGAGAATGAATCCCGACCAGGAGGAGATCTACTATATCAACGGGCCTTCCAGGGCGGCGATTGAGGCCGGTCCCTATGTGGAAATGTTCAGGAAAAAGGATATTGAAATTCTTTATACCCTTGAACCAATCGATGATTTTGTTCTCAGTCATCTTGCCGAATTTGATGGCAAAAAACTTGTTTCAGCAGATCGGGCCGATCTTTCACTGGTAAAGGATGAGGAGGATGCCAGGGAAAATGAGGTCGGTGATGATGGTGACAGCCTTGACAAGGAAGGAATCGATGCACTTCTTCAGTGGATGAAGGAGGAACTTGACGCGGTTGTTACCGATGTGGTTGTTTCGAAACGGCTGGTGGATGCGCCGGCCATGATTGTTAATCCTGATGGTTTCATGACCTCTTCAATGGAACGGATTCTTGCTGCCAGCCGAAAGGACCAGGGGCTTATGGCGGGGGAAAAATCAAAGAAAACCCTGGAAATCAATCCGAAAAATCCCTTGATTATCAAACTGGCCGGGTTGCGTGAAAAAGATGAGAAGCTGGCTGCCGAGGTGGTGAAGCAGATTCACGATAACGCTATGATTCAGGCGGGTCTGGTGGTGGATCCCCTTGAAATGGTTGAGAGGAACTATAGGATTCTCAACCGGGTAGTGGATTGA